The Ralstonia wenshanensis genome includes a region encoding these proteins:
- a CDS encoding amidohydrolase family protein — MIIDISCYPTDLVDLAWWHDGDPFTGERLLEMMDGPYMINGKPRRIDKAFIQPPQGNTIYTWTDGELSGRESIDAYMAYTLKMVQTYPDRFLGCFVYNPRCGVQNGVEAIERYVKEHGFKMVQMQANMHAYRPDRALDWVMPAFEKCAELGVPVKLHTGDGPYSIPSEWIPMIKRFPNVDFIMAHFGVQTGGVYVFEPMQWAMELPNVYCESGWCLQSRIVEFAKVLPKHKILFGTDTPPNEPGMWLRLLEVLCMDPPQGLNLDEDTLEDYLGNNIARMIGLEPTRPPKTVAEAEAQLALAAA; from the coding sequence ATGATCATCGACATCAGCTGCTACCCCACCGACCTGGTGGACCTCGCGTGGTGGCACGACGGCGACCCCTTTACCGGCGAGCGCCTGCTCGAAATGATGGACGGCCCTTACATGATCAACGGCAAGCCGCGCCGTATCGATAAGGCCTTCATCCAGCCGCCGCAGGGCAACACCATCTACACGTGGACGGACGGCGAGCTTTCTGGCCGCGAGTCCATCGACGCCTACATGGCGTACACGCTCAAGATGGTGCAGACCTACCCCGACCGCTTCCTCGGTTGCTTCGTCTACAACCCGCGCTGCGGCGTGCAGAACGGCGTGGAGGCCATCGAGCGCTATGTGAAGGAGCACGGTTTCAAGATGGTCCAGATGCAGGCCAACATGCACGCCTACCGGCCGGACCGCGCGCTGGACTGGGTGATGCCCGCGTTCGAGAAATGTGCCGAGCTGGGCGTGCCCGTCAAGCTGCATACGGGTGACGGCCCCTACAGCATTCCGTCGGAATGGATTCCGATGATCAAGCGGTTCCCGAACGTCGATTTCATCATGGCGCACTTCGGTGTGCAGACCGGCGGCGTCTACGTGTTCGAGCCGATGCAGTGGGCGATGGAGCTGCCCAACGTCTATTGCGAATCGGGCTGGTGCCTGCAGTCGCGCATCGTCGAGTTTGCCAAGGTGCTGCCCAAGCACAAGATCCTGTTCGGCACCGACACGCCGCCCAACGAGCCCGGCATGTGGCTGCGCCTGCTCGAAGTCTTGTGCATGGACCCGCCGCAGGGCCTGAACCTCGATGAAGACACGCTCGAGGATTACCTGGGCAACAACATCGCCCGCATGATCGGCCTGGAGCCGACCCGTCCGCCCAAGACCGTGGCCGAAGCCGAAGCGCAGCTCGCGCTGGCTGCCGCCTGA
- a CDS encoding amidohydrolase family protein, producing the protein MIIDTHLHPTNLVDEAWRHTGTPFNGERMIQLMDGPYMINGKPRRIDMGFIQPPPGNTGYRDGNRRGREGIRDYMAYIAELTQKYPDRFIGNFTYNPRWGPENGAAELEFHIKEYGFKMVKLHANMHGYRPDRALDWLRPAMKVCAKYNIVVLIHTGDGPYTIPTMFYPIIREFPMVNFIIGHFGIQTGGNYSFEAFWMAMDTPNVYCESGWCFQSRIVEFAKQLPRDKIVFGTDSPPNEPGMWLRELEVLCSAPPQGLGIDEDHLEDYLGNNIARLVGIEPTKPPKDLAEAELRLKSTYVQTAEAA; encoded by the coding sequence ATGATTATCGATACCCATCTGCACCCGACCAACCTCGTCGACGAGGCCTGGCGCCACACCGGCACGCCGTTCAACGGCGAGCGCATGATCCAGTTGATGGATGGCCCCTACATGATCAACGGCAAGCCCCGCCGCATCGACATGGGCTTCATCCAGCCCCCGCCGGGCAACACCGGCTATCGCGACGGCAACCGCCGCGGCCGCGAAGGCATTCGCGACTACATGGCGTACATCGCCGAACTCACGCAGAAGTATCCGGACCGCTTCATCGGCAACTTCACCTACAACCCGCGTTGGGGCCCGGAGAACGGCGCAGCGGAGCTGGAATTCCACATCAAGGAATACGGCTTCAAGATGGTCAAGCTGCACGCCAACATGCACGGCTACCGGCCCGACCGCGCGCTCGACTGGCTGCGTCCGGCGATGAAGGTCTGCGCCAAGTACAACATCGTGGTGCTGATCCACACCGGCGACGGCCCGTACACCATCCCGACGATGTTCTACCCGATCATCCGCGAGTTCCCGATGGTGAACTTCATCATCGGCCACTTCGGCATCCAGACCGGCGGCAACTACTCGTTCGAAGCGTTCTGGATGGCAATGGACACGCCCAACGTGTACTGCGAATCGGGCTGGTGCTTCCAGTCGCGCATCGTCGAATTTGCGAAGCAGTTGCCGCGCGACAAGATCGTCTTCGGGACCGATTCGCCGCCCAACGAGCCCGGCATGTGGCTGCGCGAGCTGGAGGTGCTGTGCTCGGCACCGCCGCAGGGCCTGGGCATCGATGAGGACCACCTCGAAGACTATCTGGGCAACAACATTGCGCGACTGGTCGGCATCGA
- a CDS encoding (2Fe-2S)-binding protein — MTEIMVNGAPHALDDADADMPLLWVLRDRLKLTGTKFGCGGGFCGACTVHLDGAPIRACITPASAAAGHSVTTIEGLSKDGTHPLQRAWVAEDVPQCGYCQSGQIMSAAALLAAGTPVNDEAITHAMAGNICRCGTYGRIRQAIKRAADERGKA, encoded by the coding sequence ATGACCGAGATTATGGTCAATGGCGCGCCCCACGCGCTGGATGATGCCGATGCCGACATGCCCCTGCTGTGGGTGCTGCGCGATCGGCTCAAGCTGACGGGCACCAAGTTCGGCTGTGGCGGCGGTTTCTGCGGGGCGTGCACCGTCCATCTGGATGGCGCGCCGATCCGCGCGTGCATCACACCGGCATCGGCGGCGGCCGGGCACAGCGTGACCACGATCGAAGGCCTGTCGAAAGACGGCACGCACCCGCTGCAACGCGCCTGGGTGGCCGAAGACGTGCCGCAATGCGGCTACTGCCAGTCGGGGCAGATCATGTCGGCCGCGGCGTTGCTGGCGGCAGGCACACCCGTCAACGACGAGGCCATCACGCATGCCATGGCCGGCAACATCTGCCGCTGCGGCACCTACGGGCGCATCCGCCAGGCCATCAAGCGCGCCGCCGACGAGCGAGGCAAGGCATGA
- a CDS encoding LysR family transcriptional regulator: MYKRYPSIQSMHAFLQAARTGSFTKAAQQLDLTHSAISQQIRSLEEFIGQPLFVREAGGIVLTDAGQLFASMLTDGFGQVDRALSSVRNRHVPQTLIVDVDSELAQGWLNARLPQLLGALPGYQVMFLSTTRGERPSFERVDVSLCYGYGEWDDCEMALICGDHVTAVAAPALLERHGVQAPLAPSATMALPLLGYTRRSWIPWLDAAGLEPLEPAVVAAFDNAANMVAAAEAGIGVALVRGLLAADALQHGRLVRLTDVAIPAHYNLYAVWQRGQGERAQAVVNAVQQLARDTLGA, encoded by the coding sequence ATGTACAAGCGTTATCCGTCGATCCAGTCGATGCATGCCTTCCTGCAGGCGGCGCGCACCGGCAGCTTCACCAAGGCCGCGCAGCAGCTGGACCTCACGCACAGCGCGATCAGCCAGCAGATCCGCTCGCTGGAGGAATTCATCGGCCAGCCGCTGTTCGTGCGCGAAGCGGGCGGCATCGTGCTGACCGATGCTGGCCAGCTCTTTGCCAGCATGCTGACCGACGGCTTTGGGCAGGTGGACCGGGCGCTGTCTTCGGTGCGCAACCGGCATGTACCGCAAACGCTCATCGTCGATGTCGACAGCGAACTGGCGCAGGGCTGGCTCAATGCGCGGCTGCCGCAGTTGCTGGGGGCGCTGCCCGGCTACCAGGTGATGTTCCTGTCCACCACGCGCGGCGAGCGGCCATCGTTCGAGCGCGTGGATGTCTCGCTGTGCTACGGCTATGGAGAATGGGATGACTGCGAGATGGCCCTGATCTGTGGCGACCACGTCACCGCAGTGGCGGCGCCCGCGCTGCTGGAGCGCCATGGCGTGCAGGCGCCGCTGGCCCCATCGGCAACGATGGCGCTGCCGCTGCTCGGCTACACGCGGCGCTCGTGGATTCCGTGGCTGGACGCCGCCGGTCTGGAGCCGCTGGAACCCGCCGTGGTGGCAGCGTTCGACAACGCCGCAAACATGGTCGCGGCTGCCGAAGCCGGCATTGGCGTGGCGCTCGTCCGTGGGCTGCTGGCGGCCGATGCACTGCAACACGGGCGCCTCGTGCGGCTGACCGACGTGGCCATCCCGGCACACTACAACCTGTATGCCGTCTGGCAGCGCGGCCAAGGCGAGCGCGCGCAGGCGGTGGTGAACGCAGTGCAGCAACTCGCGCGCGACACGCTCGGCGCCTGA